In Rattus norvegicus strain BN/NHsdMcwi chromosome 1, GRCr8, whole genome shotgun sequence, a genomic segment contains:
- the Zfp575 gene encoding zinc finger protein 575 isoform X1, producing the protein MLGGSVKSEARVSEPNPTSQDPETKEAHQFSCPPVSHQDLPRPSQPAVSGSVPSGPRRRPPPQRPHRCPDCPKAFSYPSKLATHRLAHGGTRPHPCPDCPKAFSYPSKLAAHRLTHSGARPHSCPHCPKAFGHRSKLAAHLWTHAPARPYPCPDCPKSFCYPSKLAAHRHTHHATDARPYPCPHCPKAFSFPSKLAAHRLCHDPPTAPSSQTTGRHRCSSCNQAFGQRRLLLVHQRSHHQPESQGERE; encoded by the exons ATGCTGGGTGGAAGCGTGAAGTCCGAGGCCAGGGTCTCAGAACCTAATCCCACTTCTCAGGACCCGGAGACCAAAG AAGCCCACCAGTTCTCCTGTCCCCCAGTCTCCCACCAGGACCTGCCGAGGCCCAGCCAGCCCGCTGTATCTGGGAGTGTGCCCTCCGGGCCCCGCCGGAGGCCCCCTCCCCAGCGCCCACACCGCTGCCCAGACTGCCCGAAGGCCTTCTCGTACCCATCCAAGCTGGCCACACACCGGCTAGCGCACGGCGGCACCCGCCCACACCCGTGCCCCGATTGTCCCAAGGCCTTCTCATACCCCTCCAAGCTGGCTGCGCACCGCCTCACGCATAGCGGAGCTCGCCCACACTCCTGCCCACACTGCCCCAAGGCCTTCGGCCACCGCTCCAAGCTGGCGGCGCATCTCTGGACCCACGCGCCCGCCCGTCCCTACCCGTGCCCCGATTGCCCCAAGTCCTTCTGCTACCCGTCCAAATTGGCGGCCCACCGCCACACTCACCACGCCACCGACGCCCGCCCCTACCCTTGCCCGCACTGCCCCAAAGCGTTCTCGTTTCCCTCCAAACTGGCGGCCCACCGCCTGTGCCACGACCCCCCAACTGCGCCCAGCAGCCAGACCACTGGCCGCCACCGATGCTCCAGTTGCAACCAGGCCTTTGGCCAGAGACGCCTCCTGCTGGTTCACCAACGCAGCCACCACCAGCCGGAGAGCcaaggagagagggagtga
- the Zfp575 gene encoding zinc finger protein 575 has protein sequence MLGGSVKSEARVSEPNPTSQDPETKVSHQDLPRPSQPAVSGSVPSGPRRRPPPQRPHRCPDCPKAFSYPSKLATHRLAHGGTRPHPCPDCPKAFSYPSKLAAHRLTHSGARPHSCPHCPKAFGHRSKLAAHLWTHAPARPYPCPDCPKSFCYPSKLAAHRHTHHATDARPYPCPHCPKAFSFPSKLAAHRLCHDPPTAPSSQTTGRHRCSSCNQAFGQRRLLLVHQRSHHQPESQGERE, from the exons ATGCTGGGTGGAAGCGTGAAGTCCGAGGCCAGGGTCTCAGAACCTAATCCCACTTCTCAGGACCCGGAGACCAAAG TCTCCCACCAGGACCTGCCGAGGCCCAGCCAGCCCGCTGTATCTGGGAGTGTGCCCTCCGGGCCCCGCCGGAGGCCCCCTCCCCAGCGCCCACACCGCTGCCCAGACTGCCCGAAGGCCTTCTCGTACCCATCCAAGCTGGCCACACACCGGCTAGCGCACGGCGGCACCCGCCCACACCCGTGCCCCGATTGTCCCAAGGCCTTCTCATACCCCTCCAAGCTGGCTGCGCACCGCCTCACGCATAGCGGAGCTCGCCCACACTCCTGCCCACACTGCCCCAAGGCCTTCGGCCACCGCTCCAAGCTGGCGGCGCATCTCTGGACCCACGCGCCCGCCCGTCCCTACCCGTGCCCCGATTGCCCCAAGTCCTTCTGCTACCCGTCCAAATTGGCGGCCCACCGCCACACTCACCACGCCACCGACGCCCGCCCCTACCCTTGCCCGCACTGCCCCAAAGCGTTCTCGTTTCCCTCCAAACTGGCGGCCCACCGCCTGTGCCACGACCCCCCAACTGCGCCCAGCAGCCAGACCACTGGCCGCCACCGATGCTCCAGTTGCAACCAGGCCTTTGGCCAGAGACGCCTCCTGCTGGTTCACCAACGCAGCCACCACCAGCCGGAGAGCcaaggagagagggagtga